The nucleotide window GCCGGAAAAATTAACAGAatgggaaaaaatattgaaaatattaatttttcgttttttaagaCCAATTTGTGGTAGGCTCTAATTATCactatattttagttatttaagTCATTAAAAAGACCTATAGCAGAAAGATCAATATTTTGGTCCACCcagtatatttcaaattgagGTTTAGCAACacatatattattaaattagttttttattcattaaatttgaattgtgcaaaaaaatccattttttatcaaGTATCAAGATAAATTCAATACATTTAAAATGTAAATGCGccgaagaaaatatatttataaaaactgaaatttatcttatttaatgtattttccaAAGCCAACAATTAAATTACGAcattattaaatagaaaagtggaatttaaatgaatattttcactaAGGAACGAAATATTTACATatgtaaaaagtatttttaacaaTGGAAAAGAACGTCAAAAGCATAAACTACATCCGTTTCGAGACCCATCATATATGGGTTTTTTTTCAGTTTGAAACTACTTGAACAAAAATAAGCAAAAAGCTGTTTGAATTCTGGTCCTCTACAGTTTTGTACCCAATTGGTTTATTTTGCTAAACTGCTGTGAAAATACCTTTCTTCCTTATTGACCTTTACCAGTTTCGCTCTTAGAAGAATGACCTGATTTAGCAGGAGTTTGTGAGATTTTTTCCTTCAAAGTGTTGAATTGTGCTTGCATAACTTTAAGTTGTATGTGTAAAGAGCTACTTAATTGCCTTTGGAGGTCTTGAACTTCCAATATTTCTTTACGAAGATTTTGATAGTTTGATTTCACTTCTCCTACcgattttaataaatcatttactTCGAGTTGTTCTACAttttcgacgaaaaattcgttCTCGATATTACTTACTTGAACTACTAAAGTGTCCATACGTTCATCAGTCTTTTTCATCTAAAAGAATAACATTTAAACGATTTGTGTATGAGTTGGACCATGAAAAGCACCTTATTTTCAAGTTCTTCTACTACTTGATCCATTCTAATAATTTAGACACTTTCTAAAAACAGTATTCataacaaaatgtataaaaaagtaaatagtttattgtttatttcccGTTATCACAGTAAACCCCTGACCCGGAGCCCTTATTCTGTTGAAAAGCATACTCCAGATATATACTCCGAAATACACATCAGTACTAAGATTTATATACTCATCAGTACCCTGGCCAATGAAAATGACGTCACGATTAGCATTTGTTAACTTATTTCAGTGCATTGACGTATATATCGGCGCCAAATTTAAACTAAGGATCGTGTTTGATTCATAGAGTTAATATAAAAGATAGAGAACTTGTTTAAGGAAACTGGTAGAGAAAAAAAGAGCATCGGAAAACCACTGTATATATCTCTCTACTACATACAATTTGCCATAACGTTGAAAGGAAGAAAATAGCAAGTCCCTATTTTAAAAGCGATAGAAAGTGGTAAACCGATGGACTTTCTTTCTCTCTTCCAATAATagatttccattttttctatctttatctATGGTTTTCTTACAACGTATATGTTCCCAAAATTGAAATAGTTCTAAAGGTAACCAAAATTCAATAAGgaacaatttatataatattttctctcCAATTAAATAGGCGCATTTAACGTAAACGAAACTGACGCCATTTTGTTAATGATTGGTTACAAGTAAGATGTTTCTGTATTAATTAAACACAGCATTAGTGGaagttttcatttcaaatattctggAGATTGACATTTGAGAtaccaaatatatattttttccacttATGTATTAATAATACAACAGGCCACAATTTATTCTGCAAATACAATAATCTCGACGAATTGCTGGCATCCAAATTCTTGACCAGCCTCAACTTATGACGCATACATATATTGTCACAACCCCTATCCAGATATTTCTGTATTTCGACACGTAGGGATCAGATCACTGATcagttattatatatttttaactatgaatgaataattaataataatattcaatatgtatttcatttgaacaacaaagttgtatgaaatttgaaatctaAATATTGCTTAATTACGAAGAATAGTTTATGATTGGTTAATTTTGATGACAAATCAATCATCTAACCAATCTTGAATTATATATTGCATTATTTATATTCTATCTTTATCCTTTTCTTAAACATTAGATTGAAGTAAGACAAGATTAAACGGAAATTGGATATGCATTTCCGAAATCACAAGGCGCGTTATCTGCCATTATACTGTCAATTGTGTACACAAGATAAGAGaaactaaaaacaataataatatagagtcttccatatttttaaatacttacgtatattatgaatttaaagagaaaatactTTAAATTTATGCATTTAATATTCGGTAATGCATATTAACATATAAgtattaaagaaataatatgtttatttgtttgatttaaaCTATTACATAAAATAAGGATGGTTAGAGgtaaatacaaattacatatttagttTGTATAGGTTATGAAGCAATTCTTTTAGCAATTATCAAacctaaatatataaaaaagaaacaactaGTTTCCGAGCAAAATCACAAATTAAcggaatattttaatattagaaaatcGGATAGGAGGACTAAACGAGAggttttagaagaaaaaagacGACTTATAGAATTTGCTTTACGTAAAGGTGTTGAGGATGGACTAGAGGTAActagtataattatttttttaatctattctgaaattacattatttaagGTCAAATATAGCGAAAATAAAGGTAGGGGTGTATTTGCGACTAGAGAGTTTGTTAAGGGAGAGTTTGTAGTAGAATATAGTGGAGAATTGATTGATATACACGAAGCTTACATACGTGAACAAAGATACGAAAAAGATGAAAACATGGGATGTTAtatgtattatttcaaatttaaagaaCAGCATTATTggtaagtttatatatatatatatatatatatatatatatatatatatatatatatatatatatatatagagttAAAGGATTGcagtttattcaattttagtaTTGATGCAACAGAAGAAACCGGTAGATTAGGTAGGTTAGTGAATCATTCTCGAAATGGTAACTTACAAACTAAAACGATTTTGGTCGACAGTATACCGAGGTTAATACTAACAGCTAAGACTTATATAAGACCTGGTGAGGAACTTTTATATGATTATGGTGATAGATCAAAGGAATCATTGGAACATCATCCTTGGTTAGCACTTTGATGgtacaaaatattaaactttaacatttttaaagttttttttacataatttcatCACCTCATTtacttctatttatttatttatttgaatatttctccTTTTTATCTGAAACTTGGAATTAATTGTATCAAAGTGATAGATATtgctaaatttgtataaattgaaGATTTCTgtggtttttttcatttcatataatttttctattctttgTAATACTTTCTGCTAAGTTTGAGTccctttttgttttatatttacctGTTCATAGggtaatttgtaatttttctgaaactggtttatatttttccgaaatattgatattttaataaaaaacaaacataatttgattctattgtaataattgaGTATATTTTGTCTTCAAAGGTCAAGTCTATTTCAGGAACAAAGTGTTATTTTGTTTACAGTCTTATTTTCCTCAACTTATGCATGTTATCATTGTGAAATAGTACATAAATATCAAAGTTTGTTTGAATCCGTTGTGTTTCATTGAATTATATACTTTGTAGGTTGTTTCTAGTGTGAAGGTTTGGTAGCAAATACATCCACATACTGGGTTGATCgttataattgttgaaaatcaatatgacaataaaatattttattgattttagcGATACTCTTAAATTAGGTTAATTTTTTGAAGAGagtatatttatttgtttctatatgtttgttttataattttcttgcaaaattttctttttttgtataaattttttgttaacttcCTATTATTGTAACTTTACTATTTCACATACATCAGGACTGTATCAACCCCATAAAAGTGTAAATTCCAACAAACAACTTTTAAAttctgaaatcatttttttgataagattTTTATAGTTATACTCATttcaaatcatcaaaaaaaattggtaaaatgattttttcaataaaatccaGTATTGTATATATAGAcgaaatatacatacatacaaatataatgttgtaaatttaattgtttacatacaaatttcagttttttataattaattataaagcTTTTTTGTGTATCATccttattaaattaaaataaaactttttatgaatatttgtttttttttagtataattttatttaccaattaaaaattactaataattttaatatttattttaaaacttgtCCTCAGATCCTGTTTCCCTAAAATTCCCTCCGTGAGCCAATAGACCAAAACAGCATTTGAATTATCacaatgaaatatttaacatCTAAGCagtaaataacaataaatttttattttattacaaactgTATATTGTAATACTATTCTTattcaaaaaagcaaaatatacagtgaaagaaagaaagaaataacaaaCGATTCTGCCGCTCTCAG belongs to Diorhabda carinulata isolate Delta chromosome X, icDioCari1.1, whole genome shotgun sequence and includes:
- the LOC130900638 gene encoding N-lysine methyltransferase KMT5A-like isoform X1, whose translation is MVRAIIKPKYIKKKQLVSEQNHKLTEYFNIRKSDRRTKREVLEEKRRLIEFALRKGVEDGLEVKYSENKGRGVFATREFVKGEFVVEYSGELIDIHEAYIREQRYEKDENMGCYMYYFKFKEQHYCIDATEETGRLGRLVNHSRNGNLQTKTILVDSIPRLILTAKTYIRPGEELLYDYGDRSKESLEHHPWLAL
- the LOC130900638 gene encoding N-lysine methyltransferase KMT5A-like isoform X2 gives rise to the protein MVRAIIKPKYIKKKQLVSEQNHKLTEYFNIRKSDRRTKREVLEEKRRLIEFALRKGVEDGLEVKYSENKGRGVFATREFVKGEFVVEYSGELIDIHEAYIREQRYEKDENMGCYMYYFKFKEQHYCIDATEETGRLGRLVNHSRNGNLQTKTILVDSIPRLILTAKTYIRPGCF
- the LOC130901650 gene encoding uncharacterized protein LOC130901650 is translated as MDQVVEELENKMKKTDERMDTLVVQVSNIENEFFVENVEQLEVNDLLKSVGEVKSNYQNLRKEILEVQDLQRQLSSSLHIQLKVMQAQFNTLKEKISQTPAKSGHSSKSETGKGQ